In Porites lutea chromosome 1, jaPorLute2.1, whole genome shotgun sequence, a single genomic region encodes these proteins:
- the LOC140938682 gene encoding anaphase-promoting complex subunit 4-like: MAGSCGSFRQLEDKPCSAEILCQKWSPKMDLLALVTVEGEVWLQRLSWKRVWSISASEADERALSVAWRPDGKVLAVAFNNGKVKLFNIENAECVHETKIEMTPTFTEWMEEAKNSTGEETFLNSIIFEEKSELYLPSLLHLPKSTGALFSKEASQEESDDPKKLKTLPEKLSVLVVGDSGGKVHLFLYGIFLCVVVDTSDSMQKLHCESQVISAMVSNDLKVLSVIVKSNMYESDKKAVSLLLYDTGLLSARCNELAVVAKKMGLVTCLLEYFDSTLQSMSDAWEDILLEMGTKLTEFAAERLTAGSSVSSEFLTLLTRGVTSPELQSFLIHDLTEKGLKKLGNSIENSYASIQTLALKHLQCVTQSLMYHVTEIHGMSLWYEKFGVPGLSEFDLQTAVKSLGSIMLKTQELVHVIESNLKSFKAFFQWLYYIILSLSDAEIPDFLKQRSQQDIMLVSGFIQDQLVVNSQGKFTLERVGQYFDPKPLSVKPSFGNNDWTKFVESHPTLKSSPLLIPDNATESLVSLSTQLHEHIRKAFAGPITAVSKSVSFWNSFSLCEIMEGDLSSLCFAHSSMGTPKCSLVVFPENEKLCILSFEPNCPQLSFTRVFVDHLPCDCEPVKYSFSDVMFYDSEYLSVLLEKQRVDKQEDDDKQDKSISILAQVPLQWLEQKDFLDVTQLGQMCLSDLPEPPAIDVGPRITHYRKLTAMRAKSLAVSGTRKVACVLSLTRRHVRLFDMVAEDDETEDDEVENEDLNNSFEEQ; the protein is encoded by the coding sequence ATGGCGGGATCATGTGGATCATTTCGGCAACTTGAAGACAAGCCATGTTCTGCGGAAATCCTTTGTCAGAAATGGTCACCAAAAATGGATTTGCTTGCACTTGTTACAGTCGAGGGGGAAGTGTGGTTACAGAGGCTGTCTTGGAAGAGAGTGTGGTCAATTTCAGCCTCAGAAGCTGATGAACGAGCGCTGTCTGTTGCATGGCGGCCCGATGGCAAGGTTTTAGCCGTGGCATTCAACAATGGTAAAGTTAAACTATTCAATATCGAAAATGCTGAGTGCGTTCATGAGACCAAGATTGAAATGACGCCAACTTTTACAGAGTGgatggaagaagccaagaacaGTACAGGCGAAGAAACGTTCCTAAACAGTATCATCTTTGAAGAAAAATCAGAGCTCTATCTTCCCTCACTTTTGCATTTGCCAAAATCTACCGGAGCTTTGTTTTCCAAGGAAGCTTCACAAGAAGAATCAGATGACCCAAAGAAGCTAAAGACCTTGCCCGAGAAGTTGAGTGTACTGGTGGTTGGCGATAGCGGTGGCAAAGTGCATTTGTTCCTTTATGGAATTTTCCTCTGTGTTGTTGTAGATACATCAGATTCTATGCAGAAGCTTCATTGTGAATCCCAAGTTATCAGTGCAATGGTGTCAAATGATCTAAAGGTGCTCTCTGTGATTGTCAAATCAAATATGTATGAATCAGATAAGAAAGCTGTGTCTCTGTTACTATATGATACCGGACTTCTTTCTGCAAGATGCAATGAACTTGCAGTTGTGGCTAAGAAAATGGGCTTAGTTACTTGCTTGTTGGAGTATTTTGATAGTACATTGCAGTCCATGTCAGATGCTTGGGAAGACATACTCCTTGAGATGGGCACAAAGTTGACAGAGTTTGCCGCAGAACGCCTGACAGCTGGATCAAGTGTAAGCAGTGAATTTCTAACCTTACTCACCCGTGGTGTTACAAGTCCGGAGCTGCAGTCCTTTCTTATTCATGATCTCACAGAGAAAGGGTTAAAAAAGCTAGGGAACAGCATTGAGAACTCATATGCAAGCATTCAAACTCTGGCATTAAAGCACTTACAGTGTGTGACTCAGTCTCTAATGTACCATGTGACTGAAATTCATGGCATGTCCCTTTGGTACGAGAAGTTTGGTGTACCGGGTCTGTCAGAGTTTGATCTACAAACAGCTGTGAAAAGCCTTGGTTCAATCATGTTGAAAACCCAAGAGCTTGTCCATGTTATTGAATCAAACCTGAAAagctttaaagcattttttcagtGGCTTTATTACATCATCTTGAGCCTTTCTGATGCTGAAATTCCAGACTTCTTAAAACAAAGGAGCCAGCAGGACATAATGTTAGTGTCCGGTTTTATTCAAGATCAACTTGTAGTCAACAGTCAAGGAAAGTTTACACTTGAAAGAGTTGGTCAATATTTTGATCCAAAGCCATTATCCGTAAAACCTTCATTTGGTAACAATGACTGGACAAAGTTTGTGGAAAGTCATCCCACCTTGAAGTCCAGTCCTTTGCTGATTCCGGATAATGCAACTGAATCTCTGGTCAGCCTCTCTACACAGCTTCATGAGCACATCAGAAAAGCCTTTGCAGGTCCAATAACTGCAGTTAGCAAATCAGTTTCATTTTGGAATTCTTTCTCTCTATGTGAGATAATGGAGGGTGACCTTTCTTCCCTCTGTTTTGCTCATTCCTCAATGGGTACACCCAAGTGTTCCCTTGTGGTTTTTCCGGAGAATGAAAAGTTGTGTATTCTTTCTTTTGAACCAAATTGTCCTCAGTTATCTTTTACCAGAGTTTTTGTTGACCATCTTCCTTGTGATTGTGAACCAGTTAAATACTCTTTTTCTGATGTGATGTTTTATGACTCAGAATATTTGTCAGTCCTTCTTGAGAAACAAAGGGTGGACAAACAAGAGGATGATGACAAGCAGGACAAAAGCATTTCAATATTGGCCCAAGTTCCTCTTCAATGGCTTGAACAGAAGGATTTTCTTGATGTCACTCAACTCGGACAGATGTGTCTAAGTGATCTGCCAGAACCTCCAGCCATTGATGTTGGACCAAGAATTACCCATTATCGGAAATTGACTGCAATGAGGGCAAAGTCTTTGGCTGTTAGTGGAACTCGCAAGGTTGCTTGTGTATTGTCTTTAACACGACGGCATGTACGACTCTTTGATATGGTTGCTGAGGATGATGAGACAGAAGATGATGAAGTTGAGAATGAAGATTTGAACAATTCCTTTGAAGAGCAGTAA
- the LOC140951691 gene encoding armadillo repeat-containing protein 2-like yields the protein MDPPRSRKSRKGDKASSRPFYETDGPTSANIVSEARSSLRSLDTKRPFTPVESNRTLFGGSSSKPYEGRPPSAFSLGSYQSEGESSRPPSGRRLTPIDNAPQIAVADSVIPSPPSGPPSGKNRRPLRTSLSCPSEELNAEKLNQKLRNAVIGQQEKDSQMELCPSPPKRGSPSRTSPVGDPFRRHSTDTFPVPPAVPRDVVGARRVRSGPKERSPPVVDSVTRVKSGPLERGDPFVTSNDVSVEQTSSATGRGKKGSERSGSGDKRKKSKGTQLEDDKPKDELVMYYEENVKPLLSQMEQRFAERNVKDLCQDCLKLWNALEKRGLIGKASGSFSARRRGEILRTVFKFLDLSDPRLLLRLGKLILSMKVTGNNLTNICMVVYRVAKTEKNDQLFLEEDILKCLVETIKSCEIGSHHDALVYTAGAMKHLSSNNPTTQKELVSLEAIEGLADILDAISKDVLMTMKGNSQFTSLLVQVTGALRNLADVTGAVETFINTGVVRNLSIVLGPYSSDSDVVWNVCRALSKLTLYTECCIELSESCTWLQALRKILADYEKKQELVVRVCFILGNLASKSEDVRDAIFFDDSFLEVILSVMQTYFNFEMEELKNGPSSEQKQLNGENKGPSRNEDVLIKAVRVIANLSISPEAGAGLAASEHLVDLLIHILEVKEASHSEELVLNTVSTLNNLSFYNDAESIVQQRQVQITEMLISLLMPENMDAMVEASRVFGNFSRSKEVRTLLAEHKVDEIMIALLDAGERETVFTACGVLINLMIDEEIKPKLKQEDGIKKLVDVLRDFGKHDWQLSSMVCQILWNYSDKITSSSETFGEQEAVELMDILTQYLDEDIVHDSSELEAAESTIPDMLRDMWESQFVPVGQHLLQRVKSHHTDLVPLDAPS from the exons ATGGACCCACCTCGGTCGCGTAAATCGCGCAAAGGGGACAAGGCTTCCAGCCGTCCTTTTTATGAGACGGACGGTCCGACAAGTGCAAACATCGTCTCGGAGGCCAGATCCTCTCTTCGTTCCCTGGACACAAAAAGGCCTTTTACACCGGTCGAATCAAACAGGACGCTCTTTGGAGGCAGCTCGTCTAAGCCTTATGAAGGAAGACCTCCTTCTGCGTTCAG CCTAGGCAGCTACCAGTCTGAGGGGGAATCCTCTCGTCCTCCATCAGGAAGAAGACTGACACCCATAGATAATGCTCCTCAGATAGCTGTTGCTGATTCAGTCATACCTTCCCCGCCTTCTGGTCCA CCCTCAGGAAAAAACAGGAGACCTTTGAGAACATCTCTATCATGTCCATCTGAGGAGTTAAATGCTGAGAAACTCAATCAGAAACTACGTAATGCTGTCATTGGTCAGCAGGAAAAAGACTCTCAAATGGAACTTTGTCCCTCTCCACCCAAAAGAGGATCTCCTTCAAGAACCTCACCTGTTGGCGATCCTTTTCGTCGCCATTCTACAGATACTTTTCCTGTACCCCCTGCTGTTCCCAGGGATGTTGTTGGAGCAAGGAGAGTCAGGAGTGGGCCAAAGGAACGTAGCCCACCAGTTGTGGATTCCGTCACACGTGTTAAGAGTGGTCCTCTGGAGCGTGGGGATCCTTTTGTAACTTCAAATGATGTGTCAGTGGAGCAGACATCATCAGCCACGGGGAGGGGAAAGAAAGGATCTGAGAGAAGTGGAAGTGGGGACAAACGGAAAAAGTCTAAAGGAACTCAGCTGGAGGATGATAAACCAAAGGATGAACTAGTTATGTATTATGAGGAAAATGTCAAGCCTCTATTATCACAAATGGAACAGAGATTTGCAGAGAGAAATGTTAAGGACCTTTGTCAAGATTGTTTGAAACTTTGGAATGCACTTGAAAAAAGAGGCCTCATTGGAAAGGCCAGTGGAAGTTTCTCTGCACGGAGAAGAGGGGAGATTTTACGGACAGTCTTCAAGTTTTTGGATCTCAGTGATCCAAGGTTGTTGTTAAGACTTGGCAAGTTAATTCTTTCG ATGAAAGTCACTGGAAACAACTTAACAAACATATGTATGGTTGTGTACAGAGTAGCAAAAACAGAGAAGAATGATCAGCTGTTTCTTGAAGAGGATATTTTAA AATGTTTGGTAGAGACCATAAAGAGCTGTGAGATAGGCAGCCATCATGATGCACTTGTATACACAGCAGGAGCCATGAAACATCTCTCTAGCAACAATCCCACAACTCAAAAGGAACTGGTTTCTCTTGAGGCAATAGAGGGTTTGGCAGACATTCTTGATGCCATCAGTAAAGAT GTGTTGATGACTATGAAGGGAAATTCACAGTTCACTAGTTTGCTTGTTCAG GTAACTGGGGCTCTAAGGAATCTTGCTGATGTGACAGGTGCTGTGGAGACGTTCATCAACACTGGTGTTGTAAGAAACTTGTCCATTGTCCTTGGACCGTACTCATCCGATAGTGACGTGGTGTGGAATGTGTGCAGAGCTTTAAG taagtTAACGCTGTACACTGAATGCTGCATTGAACTGTCAGAGTCCTGCACTTGGCTTCAAGCTCTGCGGAAGATCTTAGCAGATTACGAAAAGAAGCAA gAGTTAGTCGTCCGAGTCTGTTTTATTTTGGGGAACTTGGCATCCAAGAGTGAGGATGTTAGAGATGCAATTTTCTTTGATGATTCCTTCTTAGAAGTGATACTATCTGTGATGCAGACATACTTCAACTTTGAAATGGAG GAGTTAAAAAATGGACCATCATCTGAGCAAAAACAACTAAATGGAGAAAACAAAGGTCCCAGCAGAAATGAGGATGTTCTCATCAAG GCTGTCAGAGTTATTGCAAACTTGTCCATCAGTCCAGAGGCAGGAGCTGGTTTGGCTGCCAGTGAACACTTAGTTGATCTTCTAATTCATATACTTG AGGTGAAGGAAGCATCCCACAGTGAGGAGCTTGTTCTTAATACAGTATCAACTCTCAACAACCTGTCATTTTACAATGATGCTGAAAGTATTGTGCAACAGAGACAAGTACAGATTACTGAAA TGCTTATTTCTTTGCTGATGCCAGAGAATATGGATGCCATGGTGGAAGCCAGTCGAGTATTTGGTAATTTCTCACGATCCAAGGAAGTCAGAACTTTGCTTGCTGAACATAAAG ttgatgagATCATGATAGCTTTGCTGGATGCTGGTGAAAGAGAAACTGTGTTTACTGCATGTGGTGTACTCATCAACCTCATGATcgatgaagaaataaaacccAAGTTAAAACAAGAAGATGGAATAAAAAA ATTGGTGGATGTGTTGCGTGATTTTGGCAAGCATGATTGGCAGCTGTCAAGCATGGTTTGTCAGATCCTGTGGAACTATAG TGACAAGATAACCAGTTCTTCAGAAACGTTCGGTGAACAAGAGGCAGTAGAGCTGATGGATATTCTTACACAGTATCTTG atGAGGACATCGTTCATGATTCCAGTGAATTAGAAGCTGCAGAATCAACTATTCCGGATATGCTACGAGACATGTGGGAGAGCCAGTTTGTGCCTGTCGGTCAACATCTGCTGCAGCGCGTAAAGTCTCATCACACAGACCTTGTGCCTTTAGATGCACCCAGCTAG
- the LOC140951700 gene encoding sorbitol dehydrogenase-like, producing MAKSNLSAVLRKVDDLCLEERPVPRPGKGEVQIAMYAVGICGSDVHYWKKGRIGDFILKAPMVVGHESSGTVSAVGEGVTDLKVGDRVAIEPGYSCRTCSVCKEGRYNLCPDMKFAATPPYDGSLCRYYVHPADFCFKLPNHVSFEEGALLEPLSVAVHACNRAGITMGSKVLVCGAGPIGLVNLMTAKACGATTVTITDIDEGRLNKAKELGADYIIKVDPSKDSKDLANRVKDCMGPADQSIECSGAEASFHTAIHATKSGGTLVVVGMGKPEVKFPIVDALVREVDIRGIFRYVNCYPKALALVASGAVNVKPLVTHHFKLEQSLEAFETSRTGAGGAIKVMIHCNEDYQMKL from the exons ATGGCGAAAAGTAACCTCTCTGCTGTTCTCCGTAAAGTGGACGACTTATGCTTG GAAGAACGCCCTGTCCCGCGACCTGGAAAGGGCG AGGTCCAAATTGCCATGTATGCTGTTGGAATTTGTGGATCAGATGTACATTACTGGAAGAAGGGAAGGATTGGAGACTTTATTCTCAAGGCACCAATGGTTGTTGGTCATGAATCCAGTGGTACAGTGTCTGCTGTTGGTGAAGGAGTTACAGACCTGAAAGTTG GTGACAGAGTTGCCATTGAACCTGGATATTCTTGTCGCACATGCAGCGTTTGTAAGGAAGGTCGTTACAATCTGTGTCCAGACATGAAATTTGCTGCCACTCCTCCGTACGATGGCTCTCTCTGCAGATACTATGTTCACCCAGCAGACTTCTGTTTCAA ACTTCCTAATCATGTGTCATTTGAGGAAGGTGCTCTTCTTGAACCCCTCTCTGTTGCAGTGCATGCTTGTAACAGGGCTGGAATTACCATGGGAAGTAAAGTGCTGGTTTGTGGAGCTG GTCCCATTGGTTTAGTCAACCTTATGACTGCCAAAGCTTGTGGAGCCACTACAGTCACGATCACAG ACATTGATGAGGGGAGACTTAATAAAGCCAAGGAGCTTGGTGCTGACTACATTATCAAAGTGGATCCAAGTAAAGACAGCAAGGACTTGGCCAATAGAGTAAAAGACTGCATGGGACCAGCTGATCAAAGTATTGAGTGTAGTGGGGCAGAAGCAAGCTTTCACACTGCAATTCAT gCTACTAAATCAGGAGGTACTTTAGTGGTTGTAGGGATGGGTAAACCTGAAGTGAAGTTTCCTATTGTAGATGCACTGGTCAGAGAGGTGGATATCAGAGGCATATTTAGATACGTGAACTG TTACCCCAAAGCTTTGGCCCTGGTTGCCTCTGGAGCGGTGAATGTTAAACCTCTTGTCACTCATCACTTTAAACTTGAGCAGTCACTTGAAGCTTTTGAAACTTCTCGAACCGGTGCAGGAGGAGCTATCAAAGTTATGATTCATTGCAATGAGGATTATCAGATGAAATTATAA
- the LOC140951710 gene encoding uncharacterized protein: MMAARVFLFTFLFREAVSVVNVDPKMKSFSYAIKNGFLNPTEEQTLYEHNTGQPGVITEQWFTGYGMDENTRIRIYIDGETEASLDFNLYLAHGIGFGEQNETPNIPWGTKRLGHEAKNGAVYNTFRIPFGKSFRVTATRPNHAQFWYIIRGVENYPVVLGDLVLPPNARLKLYKRENVFMWPFEFLNMAHVTGSAGAVFLVTLNAVTSVPAFPQVSFLEGCYRAFIDGSNKTMWLSSGTEDFFLSAYYFNAGTFQAPNSGLTYKDKCRVSAYKFFENDPLLFSKSLDLWWRCGDVDITKDKHGCPNRWPNPSPYADQNQFYKKAKLSKEEKIAVEEIRKGLKKNEELPKNWAAMEKERITKEGKPYVYATFHSANVTTYTWVYEW, translated from the coding sequence ATGATGGCGGCACGAGTCTTTCTCTTTACATTCCTGTTCCGAGAAGCAGTATCTGTGGTAAATGTAGATCCAAAAATGAAATCGTTTTCGTATGCTATTAAGAACGGCTTCCTAAATCCTACCGAAGAGCAAACACTTTACGAGCATAACACAGGCCAACCTGGTGTGATTACAGAGCAGTGGTTCACAGGCTATGGGATGGACGAAAATACCAGGATTAGAATCTATATCGATGGCGAAACAGAAGCAAGTTTAGATTTTAACCTGTATCTGGCTCATGGTATAGGATTTGGTGAGCAGAATGAGACGCCAAATATTCCTTGGGGCACGAAGCGGCTTGGACATGAAGCTAAAAACGGTGCAGTCTACAACACGTTTCGAATTCCTTTTGGCAAATCATTCAGAGTTACAGCGACAAGACCAAATCATGCTCAATTCTGGTACATCATTCGTGGCGTAGAAAATTATCCTGTTGTTTTGGGCGACCTTGTGCTTCCACCAAACGCAAGATTGAAGCTCTATAAAAGGGAAAATGTTTTCATGTGGCCTTTTGAGTTCTTGAATATGGCACACGTCACTGGCTCTGCAGGAGCAGTGTTCTTGGTGACTTTAAATGCTGTCACCTCGGTACCTGCCTTCCCTCAAGTTAGCTTTCTTGAAGGCTGCTACCGTGCGTTCATCGATGGTAGTAACAAGACAATGTGGCTTTCATCTGGTACTGAAGACTTTTTCCTGTCTGCATATTATTTTAATGCCGGAACATTTCAAGCGCCTAATTCTGGATTGACTTACAAAGACAAATGTAGAGTCAGCGCGTAcaagttttttgaaaacgacCCTTTGCTGTTTAGCAAATCGCTGGACCTTTGGTGGCGATGTGGTGATGTTGATATCACTAAAGACAAGCATGGCTGCCCTAACCGTTGGCCCAATCCTAGCCCGTATGCTGACCAAAACCAGTTTTATAAGAAAGCGAAGCTATCCAAGGAAGAAAAGATTGCCGTTGAAGAAATTAGGAAAGGCTTGAAGAAGAACGAAGAGTTACCCAAGAACTGGGCAGCCATGGAGAAAGAAAGGATTACAAAAGAAGGAAAGCCATACGTGTATGCTACTTTTCACTCAGCTAACGTGACGACATACACCTGGGTGTATGAATGGTAA